The nucleotide window ACGATCGGCGAGGCGATCACCTCCGCCGGCTTTCCGTCGGCGACCAGCTTGCCATTGTGCAGGACGATGATGCGGTCGGCGAGCGAGCGCACCACGTCCATCTTGTGCTCGACCAGCAGAATGATCTTGCTGGTGTCCTGCTTCAACCGCGCGATCAGGTTGAGGACGACTGGGACTTCGTCGACGCTCATGCCGGCGGTCGGCTCGTCGAACATGAACACCTTCGGTTCCAGCGCCATCATCAGGGCGACCTCGAGCTTGCGCTGGTCGCCATGGGAAAGCGCAGTGGCTGCGACATTACGGCGATTGCCGAGCGCGATGCTGTCGAGAATGGCGTCGGCGCGGGCAATCAGATCGCGCCGGGTCATCCAGGGGCGCAGCATGTCGTAATGCACGCCGCTTGCGGACTGTACCGCCAGGCGGACGTTTTCCTCCACGCTCAGGTTTGGAAACAGGTTGGTGAGCTGAAACGCGCGGCCGAGCCCGGCCCGGGTGCGAAGCGGCGCGGACAGCTGCGTGATATCGGCGTCGTCAAACAGGATGCGGCCTTCGGTTGCGCGCAACTGCCCGGAGATCAGGTTGAAATAGGTGGTCTTGCCCGCGCCGTTGGGGCCGACGATGGCGGTCAGTTCGCCGGGGCGAAACGTGCAACTGACATGGTCGACGGCGACGTGACCGCCGAAGCGGATGGTCAGATCGCGGGTTTCGAGGGAAAGGGTCATTCGCGGTCGTAGGTGGGTGTGTTGCCGGCAGGGCGGATGGATTGCCGGGGCGAACCCGGCAATCACGGATCATGTCAAGGCGCCGGACGCTTCCGGCTTCCGCAATTACCGCTTGTTGCGGATTGGAATGTTCATGTCCTCGATCTTGATCTCGCGGACCGGCTCGTTCACCGCCCAGGCGACGTTCGGATCGACCTTGACCTTGAAGTGATACATGCTCTGCAGCGCCTGATGGTCCTCTTTCCGGAACACCATCTTGCCCTTGGGCGTGTCGAACTCCATGCCTTCCATGGCCGCGATCAGCTTTTCCGTGTCGGTGGACTTGGCCTTGGTGACGGCCGTGACCACGGCCATCGCGGCGGAGAAGCCGCCGGCGGTAAAGAAATCCGGCGGCGCGTTGAAACGCTTCTTGTGTTCGGCCACCAGCCAGTCGTTCACCGGGTTCTTCGGAATGTCGTAGTAATAGTAGGTCGCGCCTTCCATGCCGGGCAGGCGCTTGTAGGCGGTGAGGGCGGGCAGGATGTTGCCGCCGGTCGAGAGTTCGATGCCGTAGCGCTTCGGGTCCATGTCCTGCAGCTTGGTCAGGGGATCGCCGCCGCCGGCCCAGATCACCCAGATGATCTTGCGCCCTGGCTTGTCCTTCAGCGCGTCGAACAGGCGCTGACCGGCCGCGGTGAAATCGGTCGTGGAGGTCGGCACGTATTCTTCGGCCGCCAGCGTTGCACCGGTTTTCGCCAGCGCTTCCTTGAAGGCGGCGACGCCGTCGCGGCCGAACGCGTAGTCCTGCGCCAACGTCGCGATCGTGACACCGGGCTTGCCGATCGCCACCGCGTTCGAGATCGCGTCCTGCGAGGAGTTGCGCCCGGTGCGGAAGATGTACTTGTTCCACTTCTCGCCGGTAATCTGGTCCGCGACCGCCGGCTCGACAATCAGGATCTTCTTGTTTTCCTCGGCCACCGGCAAATCTGCCAGTGCTGCGGCTGACGACGTCGTGCCGATGGCAATGTCGACCTTGTCGTCCTGATATGCTTCGGCAAGCGCGGCCTTGGAGAGATCCGGCTTGCTCTGATCGTCCTTGGTGATGATGACGATCTTGCGGCCATCGAGCATCATGGTGCCCTTGGTGGCGTATTCGAAGCCCATGCGCAGGCCGGTCTCGGTCTGCTTGGCGTAGGCTTCCAAGGGGCCGGTCTTGCCGTAGATCAGGCCGATCTTCAAATCGTCCGCAAAAGCGGCAGTGGCAGTGAGCGCGAGAGTAGCGGCAGCAATGAACTTGGTTTTATGCACGAGTGTCCTCCACAGTTATTGCGGCGCACTCTAGAGCATCTTTCCGTCTGGTGGAAAGAGGATTAGCGCGGTGTGCCGCGCATTCTTGCGAGCAATTCGGCGGTAGGCCAGGAATCTGCGGGCAGACCGAATTTGATCTGCATCAATTTCGTCGCACTACGGCTCACTTGCCCCCGGCAGCTTTGTCGTGAGGTCAGCCTGCTCCCACGGAGAATTTGCGCCGCGCGCACTTCCTGCAGCCACGGCTCCCGCGCCGCCATTTCAATGCTACGGTTCTACGATCACCGCGCGGCCGGCATCACCAGGCCGGCGGGCTGCGCCTGGACGCTGGGGCCGCGCATTCGCGCCAGCAATTCCGCCGTCGGCCAGGAATCCGCAGGCAGTCCGTATTTGATCTGCATCGCCTTCACCGCCGTGCGGCTCAACTGCCCCATGATGCCGTCGACCTTGCCGACATTGTAGCCCGCGCGCACCAACAACTGCTGCAGCTCCTTCAGTTCGTTGAGCGGCAATTGCGCGACCGGCGCGGACGGCTGCCGCATCGGCGCGGCGCCGGCGATCCGGCTGGCGAGATAGGCGGCGGTAGTCGAATAGATCAGCGAGTTGTTCCACTCTGTATAGGCGGCGAAATTCGCGTACGCCAGGAACGCCGGTCCGGTGCGGCCCATCGGCAGGAGCAGCGAGGCCGGCAGGTCGTCGTTCGGCAGCGGCCGGCCGTCGGGATAGGTGACGCCGAGTTGCGCGAACTTTGCGCGCGGCAGTTTTGTCGTGAGGTCAGCCTGCTCCCACGGAAAGTTCTGCGGCGCCCGCACTTCCTGCAGCCACGGCTCGCCGCGCCGCCATTTCAATCCGTTGGCGATGTAGTTCGCCGTCGAGCCGATCACGTCGGACGCGCTGCGCAACAGGTTGCGACGGCCGTCGCCGTCGTAATCCACTGCGTAGTTGAAGTAATGCGTCGCCAGGAATTGCGTCTGCCCGAGCTCGCCGGCCCATGCGCCGATCATCTCGCTTGCCGTGAGATCGCCGCGATCGATGATCTTCAGGGCGGCGATGGTTTCCTTGCTGAACATCTCCGAGCGGCGGCAGTCATAGGCCAGCGACACCAGCGAGCGCAGCGTATGCAGATTGCCTAGCTCGGCGCCAAAACTGCTCTCCAGCCCCCAGAACGCGGCGATCACCGCCGGCGGCACGCCATATTCCTTCTCGGCACGGTTGAACGCGGCCGCATGCACCCGGATTCGCGCCTGCGCATTTTTTGCCGCGCCGTCGGACGCCCTGTTCCGGGCGAACTCGGTGAACACCTGGCCGAACACGCGCTGGCCGCGGTCGCGGTTGACGATGCTTTGGTCATAGACGAGGTAGGGCGCGGCTTCGGCCAACGTGCGCTGCGACACGCCCTCCGCAATCGCCTGCTGCTTCAGATCGGCGAGAAAGCGGTCGAATGATAGGCCGTTGTGGCAGGCGGCGGCGCGGGGCGCGCGCGCAACGGCCGGCGGCTGCTGACCCGGCACCGGCGCGGCCACCGGTCTCGGCGCGGGACGGGTCGGGGCGGGAGCCGG belongs to Bradyrhizobium icense and includes:
- a CDS encoding ABC transporter ATP-binding protein, whose product is MTLSLETRDLTIRFGGHVAVDHVSCTFRPGELTAIVGPNGAGKTTYFNLISGQLRATEGRILFDDADITQLSAPLRTRAGLGRAFQLTNLFPNLSVEENVRLAVQSASGVHYDMLRPWMTRRDLIARADAILDSIALGNRRNVAATALSHGDQRKLEVALMMALEPKVFMFDEPTAGMSVDEVPVVLNLIARLKQDTSKIILLVEHKMDVVRSLADRIIVLHNGKLVADGKPAEVIASPIVQEAYLGIAPGKSAA
- a CDS encoding lytic murein transglycosylase; translation: MPFFRLLLAAAASLSLSSLAIAQPAPAPTRPAPRPVAAPVPGQQPPAVARAPRAAACHNGLSFDRFLADLKQQAIAEGVSQRTLAEAAPYLVYDQSIVNRDRGQRVFGQVFTEFARNRASDGAAKNAQARIRVHAAAFNRAEKEYGVPPAVIAAFWGLESSFGAELGNLHTLRSLVSLAYDCRRSEMFSKETIAALKIIDRGDLTASEMIGAWAGELGQTQFLATHYFNYAVDYDGDGRRNLLRSASDVIGSTANYIANGLKWRRGEPWLQEVRAPQNFPWEQADLTTKLPRAKFAQLGVTYPDGRPLPNDDLPASLLLPMGRTGPAFLAYANFAAYTEWNNSLIYSTTAAYLASRIAGAAPMRQPSAPVAQLPLNELKELQQLLVRAGYNVGKVDGIMGQLSRTAVKAMQIKYGLPADSWPTAELLARMRGPSVQAQPAGLVMPAAR
- a CDS encoding substrate-binding domain-containing protein — encoded protein: MHKTKFIAAATLALTATAAFADDLKIGLIYGKTGPLEAYAKQTETGLRMGFEYATKGTMMLDGRKIVIITKDDQSKPDLSKAALAEAYQDDKVDIAIGTTSSAAALADLPVAEENKKILIVEPAVADQITGEKWNKYIFRTGRNSSQDAISNAVAIGKPGVTIATLAQDYAFGRDGVAAFKEALAKTGATLAAEEYVPTSTTDFTAAGQRLFDALKDKPGRKIIWVIWAGGGDPLTKLQDMDPKRYGIELSTGGNILPALTAYKRLPGMEGATYYYYDIPKNPVNDWLVAEHKKRFNAPPDFFTAGGFSAAMAVVTAVTKAKSTDTEKLIAAMEGMEFDTPKGKMVFRKEDHQALQSMYHFKVKVDPNVAWAVNEPVREIKIEDMNIPIRNKR